A region from the Aegilops tauschii subsp. strangulata cultivar AL8/78 chromosome 5, Aet v6.0, whole genome shotgun sequence genome encodes:
- the LOC109752008 gene encoding alpha-(1,4)-fucosyltransferase — translation MRAPPMLVPKRINYVAPMLASALILLLLLSGYFELPSITSSLSTQFSPTVPAAGATGSRRIGTALDSVGSRERSAFTSTLAAFSAWDDAVGCPRIRAKIGAANATTASAMASITGGAGWGGARCEEMKTRHVGVFVKGWTWIPDSLDGVYTCRCGVSCVWSKAAAVVDRPDALLFEGATPPLQRMKGLPLRVYLDLEASRKPTGFEDIFIGYHANDDLQVTYAGKSFHTSRSYHVSTEKTTDALIYWSSSRCLPHRDKLAEDFLSLVPHHSFGKCLNNVGGPDMALSMYPICSNNGNGSPHWWDHLHCAMSHYKFVLAIENTKTESYVTEKLFYALEAGSVPIYFGAPNVWDFIPPDSAIDASKFSSLKELASYVKALANDPVAYAEYHAWRRCGVLGNFGRTREMSLDTLPCRLCELVSKRGGRSADSF, via the exons ATGCGCGCTCCCCCGATGCTCGTGCCGAAGCGCATCAATTACGTGGCCCCGATGCTCGCCTCCGCCCTcatcctgctcctcctcctctccggctaCTTCGAGCTCCCCTCTATAACCTCCTCCCTCTCCACCCAGTTCTCCCCCACCGTCCCCGCAGCCGGCGCCACTGGGAGCCGCCGCATCGGTACAGCGCTCGACTCCGTCGGCTCCCGCGAGCGGTCGGCTTTTACGTCCACCCTCGCCGCGTTCAGCGCTTGGGACGACGCCGTCGGGTGCCCCCGCATCCGCGCCAAGATCGGCGCCGCTAACGCGACGACGGCCTCTGCCATGGCTTCCATCACCGGCGGAGCGGGGTGGGGAGGCGCGAGGTGCGAGGAGATGAAGACGCGGCACGTGGGGGTGTTCGTCAAGGGGTGGACGTGGATCCCCGACTCGCTCGACGGCGTGTACACATGCCGTTGTGGAGTGAGCTGCGTGTGGAGCAAGGCCGCCGCAGTCGTCGACCGCCCCGATGCGCTGCTCTTCGAGGGCGCTACGCCGCCACTGCAG AGAATGAAAGGTCTGCCtcttcgtgtttatttggatctGGAGGCTAGCAGGAAACCAACTGGTTTTGAGGACATTTTTATAGGTTACCATGCTAATGATGATTTACAAGTAACATATGCTGGAAAATCTTTCCACACTAGCCGGAGTTACCATGTATCCACAGAAAAGACAACT GATGCACTTATCTATTGGTCATCTTCAAGGTGTCTTCCTCACAGAGACAAGCTTGCAGAAGATTTCCTCTCATTGGTGCCACACCATTCCTTCGGAAAATGTTTGAATAATGTTGGTGGTCCTGACATGGCACTATCCATGTATCCGATTTGCTCAAACAATGGCAATGGATCACCACACTGGTGGGATCACCTACACTGTGCAATGTCACATTACAAGTTTGTTCTTGCAATCGAGAACACCAAGACAGAAAGTTATGTGACAGAGAAGCTGTTCTATGCGTTGGAGGCTGGGTCAGTGCCAATATACTTTGGTGCACCCAATGTCTGGGATTTCATTCCTCCCGATTCCGCAATTGATGCCTCCAAATTCAGCTCTCTTAAAGAACTGGCATCATATGTGAAAGCGCTTGCGAATGATCCGGTAGCGTATGCAGAATACCATGCATGGAGGCGATGTGGTGTTCTCGGCAACTTTGGCAGGACACGTGAAATGAGCCTTGATACACTGCCTTGCCGACTCTGCGAACTAGTTAGCAAGAGAGGTGGTAGAAGTGCAGACTCATTTTGA